In Methylovirgula sp., a single genomic region encodes these proteins:
- a CDS encoding SDR family NAD(P)-dependent oxidoreductase, with protein sequence MTGATSGIGLVASRLLLDAGNELMIGARSPATVPVDEARRAKVAPLDLERLGSVRHFATAVEEWLSGTHIDGLVLNAGTQVSDMRHRTEDGFETTFAVNHLAHYLLLRLLMPRLAPGAIVVITTSNLHDPKTNAIAPPEHADAGKLAAGQVRQNPNSQDSIAPLRAYAASKLCNLLTARALASSTFAQERGLRVVAFNPGFTPGTRLTRRHPLAFRLFFAARVAVLRTFQRMNTANGGGSLLADIALGQVVPPDGRFYVSQVKRQLTWPDPSELAGDNAVMMKLWRDSAALVDLPE encoded by the coding sequence ATGACGGGGGCCACCAGCGGCATCGGCCTGGTCGCCTCCCGTTTGCTCCTCGACGCTGGGAACGAACTGATGATCGGCGCCCGCTCACCCGCGACTGTGCCCGTGGACGAAGCGCGGCGCGCCAAGGTCGCACCACTCGATCTGGAGCGCCTGGGTAGCGTGCGGCATTTCGCAACTGCCGTCGAAGAATGGCTGAGCGGGACGCATATCGACGGGCTCGTGCTCAATGCCGGCACACAGGTTAGCGATATGCGTCACCGGACGGAGGATGGATTCGAAACCACGTTCGCCGTGAACCATCTCGCTCACTATTTATTGCTCCGGCTTCTGATGCCGCGATTGGCGCCGGGCGCCATCGTGGTGATCACGACAAGCAATCTCCACGATCCAAAGACAAACGCAATCGCACCGCCCGAGCATGCGGATGCTGGCAAGCTCGCCGCTGGTCAGGTTAGACAAAACCCAAATTCTCAAGATTCGATTGCGCCGCTGCGTGCTTATGCGGCCTCTAAGCTCTGCAATCTGCTGACTGCCCGCGCGCTGGCGTCGTCAACCTTCGCGCAAGAGCGAGGTCTGCGCGTAGTCGCGTTCAATCCTGGTTTCACGCCGGGGACGAGGCTCACGCGCCGCCACCCGCTTGCGTTCCGCCTTTTCTTCGCGGCGAGGGTCGCGGTCCTGCGTACATTTCAGCGCATGAATACGGCCAACGGCGGCGGCAGCTTACTGGCCGACATAGCGCTTGGCCAGGTCGTTCCGCCAGACGGGCGTTTTTATGTGTCTCAGGTCAAGCGCCAGCTGACTTGGCCGGACCCTTCGGAACTGGCGGGCGACAACGCCGTGATGATGAAGCTCTGGCGGGATAGTGCGGCACTGGTCGATTTGCCCGAATGA
- a CDS encoding LysR family transcriptional regulator, translated as MVIPSTSKIALHYLRYVLAAAEKGSFRQAANELGVWESTISRGIHDLEDEIGVALFIRHPGGVTLTNAGNKFLTHARAAIGRIEYALKDAGAAGRGEVGMVRIGIFSSLASGFLADLLQAYQAGNPFVHLDFAEGGPAEHVAAVQHHRMDVAFLTGEPAAYGCETARLWEERVFVVLPRDHGLAEREEIGWDDLRDEHFIVSETNPGPEIHDYLVLRGEPAARSALARGGSWAEGTPQRAEGGALSPYSSRNWPSLTLGRRTFTLQ; from the coding sequence GTGGTGATACCCTCTACTTCCAAAATCGCGCTGCATTATCTGCGCTATGTGTTGGCCGCCGCAGAAAAAGGAAGTTTCCGACAAGCTGCAAATGAGCTGGGGGTATGGGAATCAACAATCAGTCGAGGCATACACGACCTTGAAGACGAGATCGGCGTCGCCCTGTTCATTCGTCACCCCGGCGGCGTGACGCTCACTAATGCGGGCAACAAGTTCCTCACTCATGCTCGCGCAGCGATCGGCCGGATCGAATATGCCCTGAAAGATGCCGGCGCAGCGGGGCGCGGCGAGGTTGGCATGGTGCGGATCGGCATCTTCTCGTCGCTGGCCTCCGGGTTCCTCGCCGACCTGCTGCAAGCCTATCAGGCGGGAAATCCGTTCGTGCATCTCGATTTTGCCGAGGGTGGCCCGGCGGAGCACGTTGCCGCCGTCCAGCATCATCGGATGGATGTCGCCTTTCTCACGGGAGAACCGGCCGCCTACGGCTGCGAGACGGCTCGCCTTTGGGAGGAGCGGGTGTTCGTCGTTCTTCCCCGAGATCACGGCCTGGCCGAGCGTGAAGAGATCGGCTGGGACGATCTGCGCGATGAGCACTTCATCGTCAGCGAGACCAATCCCGGCCCGGAAATCCACGACTACCTCGTCCTTCGCGGGGAACCGGCTGCACGGAGCGCGCTCGCGCGTGGAGGAAGCTGGGCGGAAGGCACTCCGCAGCGCGCCGAGGGCGGCGCCCTAAGCCCTTACTCATCAAGGAATTGGCCGAGCCTCACGCTCGGCCGCCGAACCTTTACCCTTCAATAA
- a CDS encoding DUF977 family protein, translated as MTLNTAMLRITPEVLSLIAAIDEFKGAWRAIGRIAPERLSGLRRVATIESIGSSTRIEGARLSDREVEKLLANIQLGSFTTRDEQEVAGYAEVMETIFNAYDAIPLTENHIRQFHRDLLVHSSKDERHRGSYKTLANHVEAFDEDGKSLGVVFETATPFDTPRRMAELVEWAAEREKDKSLHPLLVIAIFVVVFLEIHPFQDGNGRLSRILTTLMLLRAGYAYVPYSSLESVIEQSKEGYYLSLRRTQGTIRTAEPDWNPWLEFFLRALQRQKQRLEKKMERERIMLADMPELSVLILELVREHGRITVAEAARVSGASRHTIKDHLKALVEQGHLILHGAGRGAWYGLV; from the coding sequence ATGACGCTCAATACTGCAATGCTCCGCATTACGCCTGAAGTCCTGTCGCTGATCGCGGCGATCGACGAGTTCAAAGGGGCCTGGCGGGCAATCGGCCGGATCGCGCCGGAGCGGCTCTCCGGTCTGCGCCGCGTCGCCACGATCGAGAGCATCGGTTCCTCGACCCGTATCGAGGGCGCCCGGCTCAGCGATCGGGAAGTCGAGAAGCTGCTGGCGAATATCCAGCTCGGCTCATTTACGACACGGGATGAGCAGGAGGTCGCCGGCTACGCCGAGGTGATGGAGACGATCTTCAACGCCTATGACGCGATCCCGCTGACGGAAAACCATATCCGCCAGTTCCACCGTGATCTGCTGGTTCACTCGTCCAAGGACGAGCGGCATCGGGGCTCATACAAGACCCTTGCCAACCATGTTGAAGCCTTCGACGAAGACGGCAAGAGCCTGGGCGTGGTGTTCGAGACCGCCACGCCCTTCGACACGCCGCGCCGCATGGCCGAGTTGGTCGAATGGGCGGCTGAGCGAGAGAAGGACAAGAGCCTTCATCCGTTGCTGGTCATCGCCATCTTCGTGGTGGTGTTTCTCGAAATCCACCCCTTTCAGGACGGCAATGGCCGCCTGTCGCGCATCCTGACGACGCTCATGCTGCTGCGGGCCGGTTATGCCTATGTGCCCTATAGCTCGCTGGAGAGCGTGATCGAGCAGAGCAAGGAAGGCTATTACCTGTCCCTGCGTCGGACTCAGGGAACGATCCGCACGGCCGAGCCCGACTGGAATCCCTGGCTGGAGTTCTTCCTGCGCGCCTTGCAGCGGCAGAAGCAGCGCCTCGAAAAGAAGATGGAGCGCGAGCGGATCATGCTTGCCGACATGCCCGAGCTGTCGGTGCTGATCCTTGAGCTGGTGCGCGAGCATGGCCGGATCACAGTGGCGGAAGCCGCGAGAGTGAGTGGTGCCAGCCGCCACACGATCAAGGATCATTTGAAGGCGCTCGTCGAGCAAGGTCATCTGATCCTGCACGGCGCGGGTCGGGGAGCGTGGTATGGCCTCGTTTGA
- a CDS encoding recombinase family protein, which yields MTVPLRAALYLRVSTARQAEHDVSIPDQRKQGEAYCASRGYQLVETYVEPGASATNDRRPEFQRMIEAGTSKPAPFDVVIVHSFSRFFRDHFEMEFYVRKLAKNGVKLLSITQEIGDDPIHQMMRQIMALFDEYQSKENAKHVLRAQKENARQGFWNGALPPIGYRVVAAETRGAKVKKKLEIDPLHADTIRLIYRLALDGDGSSGPMGVKAIVSYLNRNRMFTRDGGRWGIGQLHRILTRKTYIGQHEFNKRSKAKELKPEAEVVTVEVPPLIDQAMFDAVQAHLKARNPKVLPPRVVTGPTLLTGICFCGHCDGAMTIRTGKSGRYRYYACSIKARQGETGCTGQSIPMEKLDTLVAGYIEDRLLAPDRLEEVLASVIDRRQDHAERRREHIAELNKRASEAELRLKRLYDAIEAGVADLDDPALKDRIVGLKATRDQAQADALRAQAMLESSAHHAVTPQMLRQFAQAARNRMRTDGGGYPAITSACWPSGSRSRTRRSASRGQRATCSEPWSPYLALA from the coding sequence ATGACCGTGCCGTTGCGCGCCGCCCTCTATCTGCGCGTCTCGACGGCGCGGCAGGCCGAGCATGATGTCTCCATCCCCGACCAGCGTAAGCAGGGCGAAGCCTATTGCGCCTCGCGCGGCTATCAGCTCGTCGAAACCTATGTCGAGCCGGGCGCCTCGGCGACGAACGATCGCCGGCCCGAGTTCCAGCGCATGATTGAGGCCGGCACGTCGAAGCCCGCGCCCTTCGACGTGGTGATCGTCCACTCGTTCAGCCGCTTCTTCCGCGATCACTTCGAGATGGAGTTCTACGTCCGCAAGCTGGCGAAGAACGGCGTCAAGCTGCTGTCGATCACGCAGGAGATCGGTGACGATCCGATCCATCAGATGATGCGGCAGATCATGGCGCTGTTCGACGAATATCAATCGAAGGAGAATGCCAAGCACGTCCTGCGGGCGCAGAAGGAGAATGCGCGGCAAGGCTTCTGGAACGGCGCGCTGCCGCCGATTGGCTACCGTGTCGTGGCGGCCGAGACGCGCGGCGCCAAGGTCAAGAAGAAGCTGGAGATCGACCCCCTCCACGCGGACACGATACGGCTGATCTATCGGCTAGCGCTGGATGGTGATGGCAGCTCTGGTCCGATGGGTGTCAAGGCGATCGTCAGCTATCTGAACCGCAACCGCATGTTCACCCGTGACGGCGGACGCTGGGGCATCGGCCAGCTCCACCGCATCCTGACCCGCAAGACCTATATCGGCCAGCACGAGTTCAACAAGCGCTCCAAGGCCAAGGAGTTGAAGCCGGAGGCCGAGGTCGTCACGGTCGAGGTGCCGCCGCTGATCGACCAGGCGATGTTCGATGCCGTGCAGGCCCATCTCAAGGCGCGCAATCCGAAGGTGTTGCCGCCACGTGTCGTTACCGGCCCGACGCTGCTCACCGGCATTTGCTTCTGCGGCCACTGCGATGGTGCCATGACCATCCGCACTGGCAAGAGCGGGCGCTACCGCTACTATGCCTGCTCGATCAAGGCCCGGCAGGGCGAGACCGGCTGCACCGGCCAATCGATCCCGATGGAGAAGCTGGACACGCTGGTCGCCGGCTACATCGAGGATCGGCTGCTGGCACCCGATCGGCTGGAGGAGGTGCTGGCCTCTGTCATCGACCGCCGGCAGGATCATGCCGAGCGTCGCCGTGAGCATATCGCCGAGTTGAACAAGCGGGCGAGCGAGGCCGAGTTGCGCTTGAAGCGGCTCTATGACGCGATCGAGGCCGGCGTGGCTGATCTGGACGACCCGGCGTTGAAGGACCGCATTGTCGGCCTCAAGGCGACTCGGGATCAGGCCCAGGCCGATGCCCTACGGGCGCAGGCCATGCTCGAAAGCTCGGCCCATCATGCCGTCACGCCGCAGATGCTTCGCCAGTTCGCTCAGGCGGCACGGAACCGGATGCGGACCGATGGGGGCGGCTACCCCGCGATCACCTCCGCCTGCTGGCCCAGCGGGTCGAGGTCGCGGACAAGGAGGTCCGCATCACGGGGTCAAAGAGCAACCTGCTCCGAACCTTGGTCGCCATATCTAGCTCTGGCGTAA
- a CDS encoding integrase arm-type DNA-binding domain-containing protein, with amino-acid sequence MPQKLVVSLSWLWQRESKVRHRLAESRIRTLDKSGIYSDGDGLFFRVRKGGSKQFVFIYRRGEVRTEIGLGGYGQGTAPVSLALARRKAEEIRGQLARGEDPRPGKTAKPTFKEVMESTIAVKHADFRNAKHKAQWRMTLDKYAAPLHDKTVADIGVDDVVTTLEPIWQRIPETADRLRMRIEAVLDHAKARGLREGDNPAAWKGNLKHLLPARQKLSRGHHAALGYKDIPATIARLRGANGVSALAVEFVTLTVARSGEARFAAWPEVDFKEKLWTVPPERMKAGKEHRVPLTERAIEILQIMKQRATSDLIFGGEVDGRPISDVAMTKALRRASGDDSTLHGLRSTFRDWCGDMTAHPHDIVETALAHAIENKTEAAYRRGDALDKRRALMSDWAAYCESAA; translated from the coding sequence TTGCCACAAAAGTTAGTAGTTTCATTATCGTGGTTATGGCAACGGGAATCAAAAGTGCGGCACCGTTTGGCGGAGAGTCGGATTCGAACCCTAGATAAATCAGGGATTTACTCTGATGGGGATGGTCTGTTTTTTCGCGTCCGAAAAGGCGGTTCTAAGCAATTTGTTTTCATCTACCGGCGCGGTGAGGTTCGAACTGAAATTGGCCTTGGCGGCTACGGGCAGGGCACCGCACCCGTGTCGCTGGCGCTCGCGCGCAGGAAGGCGGAAGAGATTCGTGGCCAGCTTGCGCGCGGCGAGGATCCGCGCCCCGGCAAGACGGCAAAGCCGACCTTCAAGGAAGTGATGGAATCGACAATCGCCGTTAAGCACGCCGATTTTCGGAACGCGAAGCATAAGGCGCAATGGCGCATGACGCTGGATAAATACGCAGCGCCCCTTCATGACAAGACGGTTGCCGATATCGGCGTCGACGATGTTGTGACGACGCTTGAGCCAATATGGCAGCGGATCCCCGAAACTGCCGATCGGCTTCGGATGCGAATCGAAGCCGTGCTTGACCACGCCAAAGCACGCGGCCTGCGAGAGGGCGATAATCCTGCCGCGTGGAAGGGCAACCTCAAGCACCTCTTGCCCGCCCGCCAGAAGCTCAGCAGAGGCCACCACGCGGCGTTGGGTTATAAGGATATCCCCGCCACTATCGCCCGCCTCCGGGGCGCCAACGGCGTTTCTGCGCTGGCCGTCGAGTTTGTCACTTTAACGGTGGCGCGCTCAGGCGAAGCCCGATTCGCGGCATGGCCCGAAGTCGATTTTAAAGAGAAGCTTTGGACCGTGCCTCCCGAGAGGATGAAGGCGGGAAAAGAACATCGCGTGCCGTTGACCGAGAGGGCAATTGAAATTCTGCAAATCATGAAACAGCGCGCGACGAGCGATTTGATATTCGGAGGCGAGGTGGATGGCCGGCCGATTAGCGACGTGGCGATGACGAAGGCCCTACGCAGGGCCTCAGGTGATGATTCGACGTTGCACGGGCTACGCAGTACGTTTCGCGATTGGTGCGGCGACATGACAGCCCACCCGCATGACATCGTGGAAACTGCACTGGCTCACGCCATCGAAAACAAGACTGAGGCGGCATATCGCCGTGGCGACGCCCTAGATAAGCGGCGCGCGCTCATGTCCGATTGGGCGGCTTACTGCGAAAGTGCGGCCTAA
- a CDS encoding AlpA family phage regulatory protein, with protein sequence MPAPANENSPPVLMSMNEAVRATSLSRTMLNKYRAEDRFPTAVPLGDRRFAFVRAEVNAWIIERIARRGEAAKAVAA encoded by the coding sequence ATGCCAGCGCCCGCGAACGAAAATTCGCCGCCCGTTCTAATGTCGATGAACGAAGCGGTACGCGCCACATCCCTTTCCCGCACGATGTTGAATAAGTACCGCGCCGAAGACCGCTTCCCCACGGCTGTGCCGCTCGGTGACCGGCGCTTTGCGTTCGTGCGCGCCGAGGTGAACGCTTGGATTATCGAACGCATTGCGCGGCGTGGCGAGGCCGCTAAGGCGGTGGCGGCATGA
- a CDS encoding DNA N-6-adenine-methyltransferase yields the protein MIAQPANATRAAYRTSFTGNNEWYTPAQYIELARAVLGVFDVAPASNPIAQETVQAKDYFTEETNGLDKEWHGKVWMNPPYSQPEIVHFVDKIVGEYESGRTTEAIVLTHNSTDTAWFNTLFGAATAICFTRGRVKFVSPKGEFAAPAMGQAFTYFGKRPERFAEVFSEVGNVVSVVAKAIPKHAANDNRPQLAKAA from the coding sequence ATGATTGCGCAACCGGCCAACGCTACCCGCGCCGCCTACAGAACTTCATTCACTGGAAACAACGAGTGGTATACGCCCGCGCAATACATCGAACTTGCGCGAGCAGTCCTCGGCGTTTTCGACGTCGCCCCAGCGTCGAATCCTATCGCGCAAGAGACTGTGCAGGCCAAGGACTACTTCACAGAAGAAACCAATGGCCTTGATAAGGAATGGCATGGCAAGGTTTGGATGAACCCGCCATATTCGCAGCCTGAAATCGTGCATTTCGTTGACAAGATTGTTGGCGAATACGAGTCGGGCCGCACCACTGAAGCGATTGTTCTGACGCATAATTCCACCGACACGGCGTGGTTTAACACGCTCTTCGGTGCAGCCACAGCAATCTGCTTTACTCGTGGTCGCGTCAAGTTCGTGTCCCCCAAGGGCGAATTCGCCGCGCCGGCAATGGGCCAAGCCTTTACCTATTTTGGCAAACGCCCAGAGCGCTTTGCCGAGGTGTTTTCAGAAGTCGGGAATGTGGTCAGCGTTGTCGCGAAAGCGATACCGAAGCACGCCGCGAACGACAATCGGCCTCAGTTAGCCAAAGCCGCCTAA